A genomic window from Macaca mulatta isolate MMU2019108-1 chromosome 19, T2T-MMU8v2.0, whole genome shotgun sequence includes:
- the TYK2 gene encoding non-receptor tyrosine-protein kinase TYK2 isoform X14 produces the protein MPLHHRGTTRGSKPVGDGAQPMAAMGGLKVLLHWAGPGGGEPWVTFSESSLTAEEVCIHIAHKVGITPPCFNLFALFDAQAQVWLPPNHILEIPRDASLMLYFRMRFYFRNWHGMNPQELAVYRCGPPGTEASSDQTAQGMQLLDPASFEYLFEQGKHEFVNDVASLWELSSEEEIHHFKNESLGMAFLHLCHLALCRGVPLEEVAKKTSFKDCIPLSFRRQIRQHSALTRLRLRNVFRRFLQDFQPDRLSQQMVMVKYLATLERLAPRFGTERVPVCHLRLLAQAEGEPCYIRDSGEAPTDPGPESAARPPTHEVLVTGTGGIQWWPVQEEVNKEEGSSGGSGRNPQASLSGKKAKAHKAIGQPADRLREPLWAYFCDFRDITHVVLKECCVSIHRQDNKCLELSLPSRAAALSFVSLVDGYFRLTADSSHYLCHEVAPPRLVMSIQDGIHGPLLEPFVQAKLRPEDGLYLIQWSTSHPYRLILTVAQRSQAPDGTQSLRLRKFPIEQQAGAFVLEGWGRSFPSVRELGAALQGCLLRAGDDCFSLRRRCLPQPGETSNLIIMRGARASTRTLNLSQLSFHRVDQKEITQLSHLGQGTRTNVDRGQELRVVLKVLDPSHHDIALAFYETASLMSQVSHVHLAFVHGVCVRGPENIMVTEYVEHGPLDVWLRRERGHVPMAWKMVVAQQLASALSYLENKNLVHGNVCGRNILLARLGLAEGTSPFIKLSDPGVGLGALSREERVERIPWMAPECLPGGPNSLSIAMDKWGFGATLLEICFDGEAPLQSRSSSEKEHFYQRQHRLPEPSCPELATLTSQCLTYEPTQRPSFRTILRDLTRLQPHNLADVLIVNPDSSASDPTVFHKRYLKKIRDLGEGHFGKVSLYCYDPTNDGTGEMVAVKALKADCGPQHRSGWKQEIEILRTLYHEHIVKYKGCCEDQGEKSLQLVMEYVPLGSLRDYLPRHSVGLAQLLLFAQQICEGMAYLHAQHYIHRDLAARNVLLDNDKLVKIGDFGLAKAVPEGHEYYRVREDGDSPVFWYAPECLKEYKFYYASDVWSFGVTLYELLTHCDSSQSPPTKFLELIGITQGQMTVLRLTELLERGERLPRPDKCPCEVYHLMKNCWETEASFRPTFENLIPILKTVHEKYQGQAPSVFSVC, from the exons GTATCACTCCTCCTTGTTTCAATCTCTTCGCTCTCTTCGATGCTCAGGCCCAAGTCTGGTTGCCCCCAAACCACATCCTAGAGATCCCCAGAGATGCAAGCCTGATGCTGTATTTCCGCATGAG GTTTTATTTCCGGAACTGGCATGGCATGAATCCTCAGGAGCTGGCTGTGTACCGTTGTGGGCCCCCAGGAACCGAGGCATCCTCAGATCAGACAGCACAGGGGATGCAACTCCTGGACCCAGCCTCATTTGAGTACCTCTTTGAGCAG GGCAAGCATGAGTTTGTGAATGACGTGGCATCACTGTGGGAGCTATCGAGCGAGGAGGAGATCCACCACTTTAAGAATGAGAGCCTGGGCATGGCCTTTCTGCACCTCTGTCACCTCGCTCTCTGCCGTGGTGTCCCCCTGGAGGAGGTGGCCAAGAAGACCAG CTTCAAGGACTGTATCCCGCTCTCCTTCCGTCGGCAGATCCGGCAGCACAGCGCCCTGACCCGGCTGCGCCTTCGGAACGTCTTCCGCAGGTTCCTGCAGGACTTCCAGCCGGACAGACTCTCCCAGCAGATGGTCATGGTCAAATACCTGGCCACACTCGAACGGCTGGCACCCCGCTTTGGCACAGAGCGTGTGCCCGTGTGCCACCTGAGGCTGCTGGCCCAGGCAGAGGGAGAGCCCTGCTACATCCGGGACAGTGGGGAGGCCCCTACAGACCCTGGCCCTGAGTCTGCTGCTAGACCCCCAACCCATGAGGTGCTGGTGACAGGCACTGGTGGCATCCAGTGGTGGCCAGTACAGGAGGAGGTGAACAAGGAGGAG GGTTCTAGTGGCGGCAGCGGCAGGAACCCCCAAGCCAGCCTGTCTGGGAAGAAGGCCAAGGCTCACAAGGCAATCGGCCAGCCGGCGGACAGGCTGCGGGAGCCACTGTGGGCCTACTTCTGCGACTTCCGGGACATCACCCACGTGGTGCTGAAAGAGTGCTGTGTCAGCATCCACCGGCAGGACAACAAGTGCCTG GAGCTGAGCCTGCCTTCCCGGGCTGCAGCGCTGTCCTTCGTGTCGCTGGTGGACGGCTATTTCCGCCTGACGGCCGACTCCAGCCACTACCTGTGCCACGAGGTGGCTCCCCCACGGCTGGTGATGAGCATCCAGGATGGGATCCATGGACCCCTGCT GGAGCCATTTGTGCAGGCCAAGCTGCGGCCCGAGGACGGCCTGTACCTCATTCAGTGGAGCACCAGCCACCCCTACCGCCTGATCCTCACAGTGGCCCAGCGTAGCCAG GCACCAGACGGCACACAGAGCTTGCGGCTCCGAAAGTTCCCCATTGAGCAGCAGGCCGGGGCCTTTGTGCTGGAGGGCTGGGGCCGGTCCTTCCCCAGCGTTCGGGAACTTGGGGCCGCCTTGCAGGGCTGCTTGCTGAGGGCTGGGGACGACTGCTTCTCTCTGCGTCGCCGTTGCCTGCCCCAACCAGGAG AAACCTCCAACCTCATCATCATGCGGGGGGCTCGGGCCAGCACCAGGACACTCAACCTCAGCCAGCTCAGCTTCCACCGGGTTGACCAGAAGGAGATCACCCAG CTGTCCCACTTGGGCCAGGGCACAAGGACCAACGT GGACCGTGGGCAGGAGCTACGAGTGGTGCTCAAAGTGCTGGACCCAAGTCACCATGACATAGCCCTG GCCTTCTATGAGACAGCCAGCCTCATGAGCCAGGTCTCCCACGTGCACCTGGCCTTCGTGCACGGCGTCTGTGTGCGCGGCCCTGAAA ATATCATGGTGACAGAGTACGTGGAGCACGGACCCCTGGACGTGTGGCTGCGGAGGGAGCGGGGCCATGTGCCCATGGCTTGGAAGATGGTGGTGGCCCAGCAGCTAGCCAGCGCCCTCAGCTACCTG GAGAACAAGAACCTGGTACATGGTAATGTGTGTGGCCGGAACATCCTGCTGGCTCGGCTGGGGCTGGCAGAGGGCACGAGCCCCTTCATCAAGCTGAGTGATCCCGGCGTGGGCCTCGGCGCCCTCTCCAGGGAGG agcggGTGGAGCGGATCCCCTGGATGGCCCCCGAATGCCTCCCAGGTGGGCCCAACAGCCTAAGCATTGCCATGGACAAGTGGGGGTTTGGTGCCACCCTCCTGGAGATCTGCTTTGATGGAGAGGCCCCGCTGCAGAGCCGCAGCTCCTCCGAG AAGGAGCATTTCTACCAGAGGCAGCACCGGCTGCCCGAGCCCTCCTGCCCAGAGCTGGCCACACTCACCAGCCAGTGTCTGACCTATGAGCCAACCCAGAGGCCTTCATTCCGCACCATCCTGCGTGACCTCACCCGGCTGCAGCCCCACA ATCTTGCTGATGTCTTGATTGTGAACCCGGACTCATCGGCGTCAGACCCTACGGTTTTCCACAAGCGCTATTTGAAAAAGATCCGAGATCTGGGCGAG GGTCACTTCGGCAAGGTCAGTTTGTACTGCTACGATCCGACCAACGACGGCACTGGCGAGATGGTGGCGGTGAAAGCCCTTAAGGCAGACTGCGGCCCCCAGCACCGCTCGGGCTGGAAGCAGGAGATTGAGATTCTGCGCACGCTCTATCACGAGCACATCGTCAAGTACAAGGGCTGCTGCGAGGATCAAG GCGAGAAGTCGCTGCAGCTGGTCATGGAGTACGTGCCCCTGGGCAGCCTCCGAGACTACCTGCCCCGGCACAGCGTCGGGCTGGCCCAGCTGCTGCTCTTCGCCCAGCAGATCTGCGAG GGCATGGCCTATCTGCACGCGCAGCACTACATCCACCGAGACCTAGCCGCGCGCAACGTGCTGCTGGACAACGACAAGCTGGTCAAGATCGGGGACTTTGGCCTAGCCAAGGCCGTGCCCGAAGGCCACGAGTACTACCGCGTGCGCGAGGATGGGGACAGCCCCGTGTTCTG GTATGCCCCAGAGTGCCTGAAAGAGTATAAGTTCTACTATGCGTCCGATGTCTGGTCCTTCGGGGTGACCCTGTATGAGCTGCTGACGCACTGTGACTCCAGCCAGAGCCCCCCCACG AAATTCCTTGAGCTCATAGGCATCACCCAGGGTCAGATGACAGTTCTGAGACTCACCGAGTTGCTGGAACGAGGGGAGAGGCTGCCACGACCTGACAAATGTCCCTGTGAG GTCTATCATCTCATGAAGAACTGCTGGGAGACAGAGGCGTCCTTCCGCCCAACCTTCGAGAACCTCATACCCATCCTGAAGACAGTCCATGAGAAGTACCAAGGCCAGGCCCCTTCCGTGTTCAGTGTGTGCTGA
- the TYK2 gene encoding non-receptor tyrosine-protein kinase TYK2 isoform X5 — MPLHHRGTTRGSKPVGDGAQPMAAMGGLKVLLHWAGPGGGEPWVTFSESSLTAEEVCIHIAHKVGITPPCFNLFALFDAQAQVWLPPNHILEIPRDASLMLYFRMRFYFRNWHGMNPQELAVYRCGPPGTEASSDQTAQGMQLLDPASFEYLFEQGKHEFVNDVASLWELSSEEEIHHFKNESLGMAFLHLCHLALCRGVPLEEVAKKTSFKDCIPLSFRRQIRQHSALTRLRLRNVFRRFLQDFQPDRLSQQMVMVKYLATLERLAPRFGTERVPVCHLRLLAQAEGEPCYIRDSGEAPTDPGPESAARPPTHEVLVTGTGGIQWWPVQEEVNKEEGSSGGSGRNPQASLSGKKAKAHKAIGQPADRLREPLWAYFCDFRDITHVVLKECCVSIHRQDNKCLELSLPSRAAALSFVSLVDGYFRLTADSSHYLCHEVAPPRLVMSIQDGIHGPLLEPFVQAKLRPEDGLYLIQWSTSHPYRLILTVAQRSQAPDGTQSLRLRKFPIEQQAGAFVLEGWGRSFPSVRELGAALQGCLLRAGDDCFSLRRRCLPQPGETSNLIIMRGARASTRTLNLSQLSFHRVDQKEITQLSHLGQGTRTNVYEGRLRVEGSGDPEEGKMDDEDPLVPGRDRGQELRVVLKVLDPSHHDIALAFYETASLMSQVSHVHLAFVHGVCVRGPENIMVTEYVEHGPLDVWLRRERGHVPMAWKMVVAQQLASALSYLENKNLVHGNVCGRNILLARLGLAEGTSPFIKLSDPGVGLGALSREERVERIPWMAPECLPGGPNSLSIAMDKWGFGATLLEICFDGEAPLQSRSSSEKEHFYQRQHRLPEPSCPELATLTSQCLTYEPTQRPSFRTILRDLTRLQPHTLPDLADVLIVNPDSSASDPTVFHKRYLKKIRDLGEGHFGKVSLYCYDPTNDGTGEMVAVKALKADCGPQHRSGWKQEIEILRTLYHEHIVKYKGCCEDQGEKSLQLVMEYVPLGSLRDYLPRHSVGLAQLLLFAQQICEGMAYLHAQHYIHRDLAARNVLLDNDKLVKIGDFGLAKAVPEGHEYYRVREDGDSPVFWYAPECLKEYKFYYASDVWSFGVTLYELLTHCDSSQSPPTKFLELIGITQGQMTVLRLTELLERGERLPRPDKCPCEVYHLMKNCWETEASFRPTFENLIPILKTVHEKYQGQAPSVFSVC, encoded by the exons GTATCACTCCTCCTTGTTTCAATCTCTTCGCTCTCTTCGATGCTCAGGCCCAAGTCTGGTTGCCCCCAAACCACATCCTAGAGATCCCCAGAGATGCAAGCCTGATGCTGTATTTCCGCATGAG GTTTTATTTCCGGAACTGGCATGGCATGAATCCTCAGGAGCTGGCTGTGTACCGTTGTGGGCCCCCAGGAACCGAGGCATCCTCAGATCAGACAGCACAGGGGATGCAACTCCTGGACCCAGCCTCATTTGAGTACCTCTTTGAGCAG GGCAAGCATGAGTTTGTGAATGACGTGGCATCACTGTGGGAGCTATCGAGCGAGGAGGAGATCCACCACTTTAAGAATGAGAGCCTGGGCATGGCCTTTCTGCACCTCTGTCACCTCGCTCTCTGCCGTGGTGTCCCCCTGGAGGAGGTGGCCAAGAAGACCAG CTTCAAGGACTGTATCCCGCTCTCCTTCCGTCGGCAGATCCGGCAGCACAGCGCCCTGACCCGGCTGCGCCTTCGGAACGTCTTCCGCAGGTTCCTGCAGGACTTCCAGCCGGACAGACTCTCCCAGCAGATGGTCATGGTCAAATACCTGGCCACACTCGAACGGCTGGCACCCCGCTTTGGCACAGAGCGTGTGCCCGTGTGCCACCTGAGGCTGCTGGCCCAGGCAGAGGGAGAGCCCTGCTACATCCGGGACAGTGGGGAGGCCCCTACAGACCCTGGCCCTGAGTCTGCTGCTAGACCCCCAACCCATGAGGTGCTGGTGACAGGCACTGGTGGCATCCAGTGGTGGCCAGTACAGGAGGAGGTGAACAAGGAGGAG GGTTCTAGTGGCGGCAGCGGCAGGAACCCCCAAGCCAGCCTGTCTGGGAAGAAGGCCAAGGCTCACAAGGCAATCGGCCAGCCGGCGGACAGGCTGCGGGAGCCACTGTGGGCCTACTTCTGCGACTTCCGGGACATCACCCACGTGGTGCTGAAAGAGTGCTGTGTCAGCATCCACCGGCAGGACAACAAGTGCCTG GAGCTGAGCCTGCCTTCCCGGGCTGCAGCGCTGTCCTTCGTGTCGCTGGTGGACGGCTATTTCCGCCTGACGGCCGACTCCAGCCACTACCTGTGCCACGAGGTGGCTCCCCCACGGCTGGTGATGAGCATCCAGGATGGGATCCATGGACCCCTGCT GGAGCCATTTGTGCAGGCCAAGCTGCGGCCCGAGGACGGCCTGTACCTCATTCAGTGGAGCACCAGCCACCCCTACCGCCTGATCCTCACAGTGGCCCAGCGTAGCCAG GCACCAGACGGCACACAGAGCTTGCGGCTCCGAAAGTTCCCCATTGAGCAGCAGGCCGGGGCCTTTGTGCTGGAGGGCTGGGGCCGGTCCTTCCCCAGCGTTCGGGAACTTGGGGCCGCCTTGCAGGGCTGCTTGCTGAGGGCTGGGGACGACTGCTTCTCTCTGCGTCGCCGTTGCCTGCCCCAACCAGGAG AAACCTCCAACCTCATCATCATGCGGGGGGCTCGGGCCAGCACCAGGACACTCAACCTCAGCCAGCTCAGCTTCCACCGGGTTGACCAGAAGGAGATCACCCAG CTGTCCCACTTGGGCCAGGGCACAAGGACCAACGTGTACGAGGGCCGCCTGCGAGTGGAGGGCAGTGGGGACCCTGAGGAGGGCAAGATGGACGACGAGGACCCCCTCGTGCCTGGAAGGGACCGTGGGCAGGAGCTACGAGTGGTGCTCAAAGTGCTGGACCCAAGTCACCATGACATAGCCCTG GCCTTCTATGAGACAGCCAGCCTCATGAGCCAGGTCTCCCACGTGCACCTGGCCTTCGTGCACGGCGTCTGTGTGCGCGGCCCTGAAA ATATCATGGTGACAGAGTACGTGGAGCACGGACCCCTGGACGTGTGGCTGCGGAGGGAGCGGGGCCATGTGCCCATGGCTTGGAAGATGGTGGTGGCCCAGCAGCTAGCCAGCGCCCTCAGCTACCTG GAGAACAAGAACCTGGTACATGGTAATGTGTGTGGCCGGAACATCCTGCTGGCTCGGCTGGGGCTGGCAGAGGGCACGAGCCCCTTCATCAAGCTGAGTGATCCCGGCGTGGGCCTCGGCGCCCTCTCCAGGGAGG agcggGTGGAGCGGATCCCCTGGATGGCCCCCGAATGCCTCCCAGGTGGGCCCAACAGCCTAAGCATTGCCATGGACAAGTGGGGGTTTGGTGCCACCCTCCTGGAGATCTGCTTTGATGGAGAGGCCCCGCTGCAGAGCCGCAGCTCCTCCGAG AAGGAGCATTTCTACCAGAGGCAGCACCGGCTGCCCGAGCCCTCCTGCCCAGAGCTGGCCACACTCACCAGCCAGTGTCTGACCTATGAGCCAACCCAGAGGCCTTCATTCCGCACCATCCTGCGTGACCTCACCCGGCTGCAGCCCCACA CTCTTCCAGATCTTGCTGATGTCTTGATTGTGAACCCGGACTCATCGGCGTCAGACCCTACGGTTTTCCACAAGCGCTATTTGAAAAAGATCCGAGATCTGGGCGAG GGTCACTTCGGCAAGGTCAGTTTGTACTGCTACGATCCGACCAACGACGGCACTGGCGAGATGGTGGCGGTGAAAGCCCTTAAGGCAGACTGCGGCCCCCAGCACCGCTCGGGCTGGAAGCAGGAGATTGAGATTCTGCGCACGCTCTATCACGAGCACATCGTCAAGTACAAGGGCTGCTGCGAGGATCAAG GCGAGAAGTCGCTGCAGCTGGTCATGGAGTACGTGCCCCTGGGCAGCCTCCGAGACTACCTGCCCCGGCACAGCGTCGGGCTGGCCCAGCTGCTGCTCTTCGCCCAGCAGATCTGCGAG GGCATGGCCTATCTGCACGCGCAGCACTACATCCACCGAGACCTAGCCGCGCGCAACGTGCTGCTGGACAACGACAAGCTGGTCAAGATCGGGGACTTTGGCCTAGCCAAGGCCGTGCCCGAAGGCCACGAGTACTACCGCGTGCGCGAGGATGGGGACAGCCCCGTGTTCTG GTATGCCCCAGAGTGCCTGAAAGAGTATAAGTTCTACTATGCGTCCGATGTCTGGTCCTTCGGGGTGACCCTGTATGAGCTGCTGACGCACTGTGACTCCAGCCAGAGCCCCCCCACG AAATTCCTTGAGCTCATAGGCATCACCCAGGGTCAGATGACAGTTCTGAGACTCACCGAGTTGCTGGAACGAGGGGAGAGGCTGCCACGACCTGACAAATGTCCCTGTGAG GTCTATCATCTCATGAAGAACTGCTGGGAGACAGAGGCGTCCTTCCGCCCAACCTTCGAGAACCTCATACCCATCCTGAAGACAGTCCATGAGAAGTACCAAGGCCAGGCCCCTTCCGTGTTCAGTGTGTGCTGA
- the TYK2 gene encoding non-receptor tyrosine-protein kinase TYK2 isoform X6, with protein sequence MPLHHRGTTRGSKPVGDGAQPMAAMGGLKVLLHWAGPGGGEPWVTFSESSLTAEEVCIHIAHKVGITPPCFNLFALFDAQAQVWLPPNHILEIPRDASLMLYFRMRFYFRNWHGMNPQELAVYRCGPPGTEASSDQTAQGMQLLDPASFEYLFEQGKHEFVNDVASLWELSSEEEIHHFKNESLGMAFLHLCHLALCRGVPLEEVAKKTSFKDCIPLSFRRQIRQHSALTRLRLRNVFRRFLQDFQPDRLSQQMVMVKYLATLERLAPRFGTERVPVCHLRLLAQAEGEPCYIRDSGEAPTDPGPESAARPPTHEVLVTGTGGIQWWPVQEEVNKEEVSKGSSGGSGRNPQASLSGKKAKAHKAIGQPADRLREPLWAYFCDFRDITHVVLKECCVSIHRQDNKCLELSLPSRAAALSFVSLVDGYFRLTADSSHYLCHEVAPPRLVMSIQDGIHGPLLEPFVQAKLRPEDGLYLIQWSTSHPYRLILTVAQRSQAPDGTQSLRLRKFPIEQQAGAFVLEGWGRSFPSVRELGAALQGCLLRAGDDCFSLRRRCLPQPGETSNLIIMRGARASTRTLNLSQLSFHRVDQKEITQLSHLGQGTRTNVYEGRLRVEGSGDPEEGKMDDEDPLVPGRDRGQELRVVLKVLDPSHHDIALAFYETASLMSQVSHVHLAFVHGVCVRGPENIMVTEYVEHGPLDVWLRRERGHVPMAWKMVVAQQLASALSYLENKNLVHGNVCGRNILLARLGLAEGTSPFIKLSDPGVGLGALSREERVERIPWMAPECLPGGPNSLSIAMDKWGFGATLLEICFDGEAPLQSRSSSEKEHFYQRQHRLPEPSCPELATLTSQCLTYEPTQRPSFRTILRDLTRLQPHNLADVLIVNPDSSASDPTVFHKRYLKKIRDLGEGHFGKVSLYCYDPTNDGTGEMVAVKALKADCGPQHRSGWKQEIEILRTLYHEHIVKYKGCCEDQGEKSLQLVMEYVPLGSLRDYLPRHSVGLAQLLLFAQQICEGMAYLHAQHYIHRDLAARNVLLDNDKLVKIGDFGLAKAVPEGHEYYRVREDGDSPVFWYAPECLKEYKFYYASDVWSFGVTLYELLTHCDSSQSPPTKFLELIGITQGQMTVLRLTELLERGERLPRPDKCPCEVYHLMKNCWETEASFRPTFENLIPILKTVHEKYQGQAPSVFSVC encoded by the exons GTATCACTCCTCCTTGTTTCAATCTCTTCGCTCTCTTCGATGCTCAGGCCCAAGTCTGGTTGCCCCCAAACCACATCCTAGAGATCCCCAGAGATGCAAGCCTGATGCTGTATTTCCGCATGAG GTTTTATTTCCGGAACTGGCATGGCATGAATCCTCAGGAGCTGGCTGTGTACCGTTGTGGGCCCCCAGGAACCGAGGCATCCTCAGATCAGACAGCACAGGGGATGCAACTCCTGGACCCAGCCTCATTTGAGTACCTCTTTGAGCAG GGCAAGCATGAGTTTGTGAATGACGTGGCATCACTGTGGGAGCTATCGAGCGAGGAGGAGATCCACCACTTTAAGAATGAGAGCCTGGGCATGGCCTTTCTGCACCTCTGTCACCTCGCTCTCTGCCGTGGTGTCCCCCTGGAGGAGGTGGCCAAGAAGACCAG CTTCAAGGACTGTATCCCGCTCTCCTTCCGTCGGCAGATCCGGCAGCACAGCGCCCTGACCCGGCTGCGCCTTCGGAACGTCTTCCGCAGGTTCCTGCAGGACTTCCAGCCGGACAGACTCTCCCAGCAGATGGTCATGGTCAAATACCTGGCCACACTCGAACGGCTGGCACCCCGCTTTGGCACAGAGCGTGTGCCCGTGTGCCACCTGAGGCTGCTGGCCCAGGCAGAGGGAGAGCCCTGCTACATCCGGGACAGTGGGGAGGCCCCTACAGACCCTGGCCCTGAGTCTGCTGCTAGACCCCCAACCCATGAGGTGCTGGTGACAGGCACTGGTGGCATCCAGTGGTGGCCAGTACAGGAGGAGGTGAACAAGGAGGAGGTGAGCAAG GGTTCTAGTGGCGGCAGCGGCAGGAACCCCCAAGCCAGCCTGTCTGGGAAGAAGGCCAAGGCTCACAAGGCAATCGGCCAGCCGGCGGACAGGCTGCGGGAGCCACTGTGGGCCTACTTCTGCGACTTCCGGGACATCACCCACGTGGTGCTGAAAGAGTGCTGTGTCAGCATCCACCGGCAGGACAACAAGTGCCTG GAGCTGAGCCTGCCTTCCCGGGCTGCAGCGCTGTCCTTCGTGTCGCTGGTGGACGGCTATTTCCGCCTGACGGCCGACTCCAGCCACTACCTGTGCCACGAGGTGGCTCCCCCACGGCTGGTGATGAGCATCCAGGATGGGATCCATGGACCCCTGCT GGAGCCATTTGTGCAGGCCAAGCTGCGGCCCGAGGACGGCCTGTACCTCATTCAGTGGAGCACCAGCCACCCCTACCGCCTGATCCTCACAGTGGCCCAGCGTAGCCAG GCACCAGACGGCACACAGAGCTTGCGGCTCCGAAAGTTCCCCATTGAGCAGCAGGCCGGGGCCTTTGTGCTGGAGGGCTGGGGCCGGTCCTTCCCCAGCGTTCGGGAACTTGGGGCCGCCTTGCAGGGCTGCTTGCTGAGGGCTGGGGACGACTGCTTCTCTCTGCGTCGCCGTTGCCTGCCCCAACCAGGAG AAACCTCCAACCTCATCATCATGCGGGGGGCTCGGGCCAGCACCAGGACACTCAACCTCAGCCAGCTCAGCTTCCACCGGGTTGACCAGAAGGAGATCACCCAG CTGTCCCACTTGGGCCAGGGCACAAGGACCAACGTGTACGAGGGCCGCCTGCGAGTGGAGGGCAGTGGGGACCCTGAGGAGGGCAAGATGGACGACGAGGACCCCCTCGTGCCTGGAAGGGACCGTGGGCAGGAGCTACGAGTGGTGCTCAAAGTGCTGGACCCAAGTCACCATGACATAGCCCTG GCCTTCTATGAGACAGCCAGCCTCATGAGCCAGGTCTCCCACGTGCACCTGGCCTTCGTGCACGGCGTCTGTGTGCGCGGCCCTGAAA ATATCATGGTGACAGAGTACGTGGAGCACGGACCCCTGGACGTGTGGCTGCGGAGGGAGCGGGGCCATGTGCCCATGGCTTGGAAGATGGTGGTGGCCCAGCAGCTAGCCAGCGCCCTCAGCTACCTG GAGAACAAGAACCTGGTACATGGTAATGTGTGTGGCCGGAACATCCTGCTGGCTCGGCTGGGGCTGGCAGAGGGCACGAGCCCCTTCATCAAGCTGAGTGATCCCGGCGTGGGCCTCGGCGCCCTCTCCAGGGAGG agcggGTGGAGCGGATCCCCTGGATGGCCCCCGAATGCCTCCCAGGTGGGCCCAACAGCCTAAGCATTGCCATGGACAAGTGGGGGTTTGGTGCCACCCTCCTGGAGATCTGCTTTGATGGAGAGGCCCCGCTGCAGAGCCGCAGCTCCTCCGAG AAGGAGCATTTCTACCAGAGGCAGCACCGGCTGCCCGAGCCCTCCTGCCCAGAGCTGGCCACACTCACCAGCCAGTGTCTGACCTATGAGCCAACCCAGAGGCCTTCATTCCGCACCATCCTGCGTGACCTCACCCGGCTGCAGCCCCACA ATCTTGCTGATGTCTTGATTGTGAACCCGGACTCATCGGCGTCAGACCCTACGGTTTTCCACAAGCGCTATTTGAAAAAGATCCGAGATCTGGGCGAG GGTCACTTCGGCAAGGTCAGTTTGTACTGCTACGATCCGACCAACGACGGCACTGGCGAGATGGTGGCGGTGAAAGCCCTTAAGGCAGACTGCGGCCCCCAGCACCGCTCGGGCTGGAAGCAGGAGATTGAGATTCTGCGCACGCTCTATCACGAGCACATCGTCAAGTACAAGGGCTGCTGCGAGGATCAAG GCGAGAAGTCGCTGCAGCTGGTCATGGAGTACGTGCCCCTGGGCAGCCTCCGAGACTACCTGCCCCGGCACAGCGTCGGGCTGGCCCAGCTGCTGCTCTTCGCCCAGCAGATCTGCGAG GGCATGGCCTATCTGCACGCGCAGCACTACATCCACCGAGACCTAGCCGCGCGCAACGTGCTGCTGGACAACGACAAGCTGGTCAAGATCGGGGACTTTGGCCTAGCCAAGGCCGTGCCCGAAGGCCACGAGTACTACCGCGTGCGCGAGGATGGGGACAGCCCCGTGTTCTG GTATGCCCCAGAGTGCCTGAAAGAGTATAAGTTCTACTATGCGTCCGATGTCTGGTCCTTCGGGGTGACCCTGTATGAGCTGCTGACGCACTGTGACTCCAGCCAGAGCCCCCCCACG AAATTCCTTGAGCTCATAGGCATCACCCAGGGTCAGATGACAGTTCTGAGACTCACCGAGTTGCTGGAACGAGGGGAGAGGCTGCCACGACCTGACAAATGTCCCTGTGAG GTCTATCATCTCATGAAGAACTGCTGGGAGACAGAGGCGTCCTTCCGCCCAACCTTCGAGAACCTCATACCCATCCTGAAGACAGTCCATGAGAAGTACCAAGGCCAGGCCCCTTCCGTGTTCAGTGTGTGCTGA